One Anolis carolinensis isolate JA03-04 chromosome 4, rAnoCar3.1.pri, whole genome shotgun sequence DNA window includes the following coding sequences:
- the LOC100551659 gene encoding TBC1 domain family member 20 yields MMLWGKRGGPYSGLAQTDGRGSQWSRGRGSVSSNQDRPAAAAASLGLCVAIWQGEGRAAGAMGGSRRRRAAGQQSPAREAPAEPPGSQKKQKQVLIQQALLKDPIDLEGLRQAAFSRGGLLTDEIRRKVWPKLLGVNIYSLPPKPGLEVRQNHKDYNQVLLDVRRSVRRFPPGMPEAQRQVLQEQLTDAMLHVLRSHPELHYYQGYHDIAVTLLLVAGQRMAMALLERLSLLHLRDFMDPTMDSTKHILNYLMPILQRERPRLHDFMHRADVGTIFALSWLITWYGHVLADVHHTLRLYDFFLASHPLMAVYFAAAIVLHREEEVLACACNMPSLHQLLSRIPQDLPYETLVLRAQELFRRHPHTELAKQAALQIHKSISIGSFPEFQQAASCQRPDAILLRQQQQRRISHPGPESLLSATEHSPLVKAAVWGISATLGAAALAVTQTALEWGPEFLLQLF; encoded by the exons atgatGCTATGGGGCAAAAGGGGCGGGCCATATTCAGGCCTAGCGCAGACGGACGGACGCGGTAGCCAATGGAGCCGCGGGCGGGGCAGCGTCTCGTCCAATCAGGAccgtcctgctgctgctgctgcttccctgGGCTTGTGCGTGGCCATCTGGCAAGGCGAGGGGCGAGCAGCCGGGGCCATGGGGGGCAGCAGGAGGCGGAGGGCGGCCGGGCAGCAAAGTCCAGCGAGAGAAGCCCCAGCAG AGCCACCGGGGTCccagaagaagcagaagcaggtgctgATCCAGCAGGCGCTCCTAAAAGACCCCATAGACCTGGAAGGGCTGCGCCAGGCCGCCTTCAGCCGGGGGGGCCTCTTGACGGACGAGATCCGGAGGAAAGTCTGGCCCAAACTGCTGGGAGTCAACATCTACAGCCTGCCCCCCAAGCCAG GTCTGGAAGTGCGGCAGAACCACAAAGATTACAACCAGGTCTTGCTGGACGTCCGACGCTCCGTCCGCAGGTTCCCTCCAG ggatGCCCGAGGCCCAGCGCCAGGTCCTGCAGGAGCAGCTGACGGACGCCATGCTGCACGTGCTGAGGTCCCACCCGGAGCTGCACTACTACCAAGGCTACCACGACATCGCGGTGACGCTGCTGCTGGTGGCCGGGCAGCGCATGGCCATGGCTCTCCTGGAGAGGCTCTCCCTGCTCCACCTCAG GGACTTCATGGACCCCACCATGGACAGCACCAAGCACATCCTCAACTACCTGATGCCCATCCTGCAGCGGGAGAGGCCCCGCCTCCACGACTTCATGCACAG GGCCGACGTGGGCACCATCTTTGCCCTGAGCTGGCTGATCACCTGGTACGGCCACGTCCTGGCCGACGTCCACCACACCCTGCGCCTCTACGACTTCTTCTTGGCCTCCCACCCACTCATGGCCGTCTACTTCGCCGCCGCC ATCGTCCTCCACCGCGAAGAGGAGGTCCTGGCCTGCGCGTGCAACATGCCCAGCCTGCACCAGCTCCTCTCCCGCATCCCCCAGGACCTGCCTTACGAGACCCTCGTCCTCCGCGCCCAGGAGCTCTTCCGGCGACATCCGCACACCGAGCTGGCCAAGCAGGCTGCCCTCCAGATCCACAAGAG CATCAGCATCGGCTCCTTCCCGGAGTTCCAGCAGGCAGCCTCGTGCCAGCGTCCGGACGCCATCCTCCTCCGACAGCAACAGCAGCGCCGGATTTCGCACCCGGGACCCGAGTCCCTCCTCTCCGCGACGGAGCACAGCCCGCTGGTCAAGGCAGCCGTCTGGGGCATCTCGGCCACTTTGGGGGCCGCCGCCTTGGCCGTCACCCAGACCGCCTTGGAGTGGGGGCCCGAGTTCCTCCTCCAGCTCTTCTAG